CGTCCAGGGCATCGGGTTCCGATTCTCTCCGCATTTTTAGCTGGTAAACATCTTCCGCGGAGATGTTGCGTTCGCGCAGCCGGTCAAACAGATGGTCGCGGAGCGCGGGAGGCAGCCCGGTCCACTGAATCTTGGGCATTACTCACCGAAGGTCATTCGGGCCAACTCGTCCTTGAGACGCTTTTGTTCCGCCGTGTCGCGGGAACGCGCCAAGCGGTCGGCCAGCTCGAAGAAACGTTTCCGTTCCCATTCTCGGGCTTCAATACCCGACTCGATGAGCTCAACAATGATTCGGTTGGTACTCGTGCTGCCGGCTTTCGCCAGCGATTTCACCCGGCGGGCGATGCGTGCGGGGAGGCTTACGCTCTGGCGGATGAGTTTTTCGGCCATCGACATGGCATCGGGATACAGCGTCTTGCACCAGAATGCACCAGTTCACCGCTTCCGGCACCGAGCGTGTGACCGTCATTCCAGCGTTTATTTAGTTAGGGAGACAGACGTTGAGATTTAAACGACGCCAAGTTCCGCGGGGTTTTCCGACACCCGGATTAGACAACTCAGTGACTTCTAATTAATTTACTTTCTCTAACTCAGTCACCAGACGCTTTACTTCAGGATCATCGGGCAAAGCTTCGGCGGCTTTTTTGGCATAAATGAGCGCGGCCTTGGTATCACCTGCCTCGCGGTTAATGGAGACCAGCGCGCTCAGGACATCGAGATCGTAAGGATGACGTGCATCCGTCGCTTTTAATAAGGTCAGCGCCTCGGTTTGCTTGCCCGCCGAATTGAGTCCAATTGCATAAACATAGGCGTAACGCGCGGAATCAGGCGCTAGCTTCATCGCGGTGGCAAGTTCTTTGAGCCCCGTCTTCTTATCGCCTTTGCGCACCAGCAGCAGTCCCAGCGCATAGTGCAAATCTGCCGCGCGCGGCAGCACCGACAATCCCTGTCGCAGCACCTGTTCGCCGGCGTCATCGCGCGATTGCTGGCGGTATGCATCGGCGAGGTTGACATAGGCTGCGATCAAATGCGAATCGAGCGAGAGCGCCCGTTCATACGCTGCTATCGCTTTATCGATATGACCTTGACGCTGATACAAATTGCCGAGGTTGACGTTGATTATCGGCCAGTCGCTGTTGAGCTCGAGTGAGTCGAGGTACTCTTTCGTTGCATTTTCACGTGCAGTGCGCTGATCAACAGGAAATTGGTCGTCAGGTATATCCGCGAGAACGCGCGCGGCTTCAACGCGCACACCAAGTATCGGATCCGACAAACTTGCCGCGCACGTACGCACGCGGACCGCGGCATCGAATTGCTCGAGCAATCCCAAAGCGGCGATTCGTACTTCGGGATTGGAGTCTTGCAACAACCGTTCTGCCGCCGGCTGGAACTCCGGACGCATTTGCGATTGCGCGAGAGTCGCGGCAGCCGCTCGCACGATTGCGGGGCTGTCCGCTTTGCCAGCGAGATCGATGAGCGCGGGCAAGGATTTCGCACCCTCCCTATCTGCTGCGTTGAGTGTGGTTCCGTATTGCGGCCGATTGCGCCAATCTGCGCCATACCACTTGTCCATTGCCGCGGCCGCCCATTCCGCTTTGCGGTCGGCATGACAGGCAGTACACGCATTTGGCGTGCCGAGCGAAGAAGACAGATCGGGACGCGGCACGCGGATGCTATGGTCGCGTCGCGCGTCAATCAACATATAACTTTTTGCGGGCATGTGGCACTCGACGCACAGCGCGCCCTTCGTACTCGCCTGGTGAAAATGGTGTTTCTCAGTGTCGAAAACCTCGGCATTGTGGCAACGCGTGCACAGCGCATTACCTTGTGCGCGCAGTTTTTCGGAATGAGGATCATGGCAGTCCGTGCAGGTGACGCCATGCTGGAACATTTTGCTCTGCAGGAATGAGCCCCAGATGTAATCCTCTTCGCGCTGCTGTCCGTCGGGGTAATAAAGCGGAGGAGCAATCATTGCCAGGCGGTGTGTATCTTCCAGCGGCGCGCCCGCTTGCCCGTCTTCGGCAATCGTTGATCGGCGCGCATGGCAGGCGGCGCATATATTCATGACAGCCGCATTCGCGGATTTGTCGCGCTGCGCGTACTTTGCCTTCGCATCCGGAAACTTCCAGGCTTCTTGCCATCGGCTGTGCAAAGACACGGTTAGGCCTTCGCCATACTCCGGCGAAGGAGGCGTCTTTGCTTTATTCTCCCATTCGACATGAAGCGAGCCCGGGCCGTGGCACGCTTCGCACGAGACATTGATGTCGCTGAACGTCGTGTTGTATGTTTTTGATGTAGCGTCATATCCCTTGTGCAAATTGGTTGTGTGGCACTCGGCGCATTGCATGTTCCAGTTTTGATAAAGCCCGGTCCAGTGCAGCGGGTCCTTGTAGTCGATCTTCTCGTGCGGGTAAAGATGGAACCAGCGCTGGCCGCCTTCGCTTTTCGGCCGCGAATCCCAGGCGATGCTGAGAGCCTGGTAGCGGCCGCCGGGAAATCCGATGAGATATTGTTGCAACGGCCAAACGCCGAAGGTGTACTTCACCTCGTAGTCAGTACGTTTGCCGTCGGGCCCATCGGTGTGCACCATGAACTTGCCGTCGCGCTTGAAAAAAGTGGATTCGACGCCGTAATACCTGAACTTTGCGTTGTTGAAATCACCGAGTACCGTGGATTCATTCGCTGCCTGCATTGCGAGTTGATGGTGCGAACCGCTCCATGTATTGTACTCAGCTTGGTGGCATTGTATGCACGCTTTTGCGTCCACAAACTTTGCTTGAGCCGGCGCAATCTTGGTCTCGGATTCGGTTGCAGTAGGCTTGGATAATGGTGGCTGTTCGTGCGGCGCAAGCACGAAGTAGGCGATGCTTGCGATCACCACCGCAGCTGAGCACGCGACAGGGAAGAGACGCGCTCGCCGTTTTCCGCCAGGTAGCGTGGCCGATGATGCGGTTTCCAGAGGCAGGGCCGATGTGCGCTTGACGTCGTTGGATTGCTTGCGCTTTTTTTTACGGCTCATTTGTTACTTTTGCGTTTCGCCTCTTGCGCTTCACCGCGTTCTCGCTCGATCGTTTTTTTGTAGGCGAGCTATATCAAGGGCTCTCGAACGGGAACACATGTTTCCAGTCATTCTTCATGCTGATTATAATCCAGCCCTGTTTCTTCGCCTCGTCGTAGAGCGCTTGCGTGAATGTGCCGACTTTTGTGTTCGGTAATCCTTGCGCCGGGCCATA
This Burkholderiales bacterium DNA region includes the following protein-coding sequences:
- a CDS encoding tetratricopeptide repeat protein → MSRKKKRKQSNDVKRTSALPLETASSATLPGGKRRARLFPVACSAAVVIASIAYFVLAPHEQPPLSKPTATESETKIAPAQAKFVDAKACIQCHQAEYNTWSGSHHQLAMQAANESTVLGDFNNAKFRYYGVESTFFKRDGKFMVHTDGPDGKRTDYEVKYTFGVWPLQQYLIGFPGGRYQALSIAWDSRPKSEGGQRWFHLYPHEKIDYKDPLHWTGLYQNWNMQCAECHTTNLHKGYDATSKTYNTTFSDINVSCEACHGPGSLHVEWENKAKTPPSPEYGEGLTVSLHSRWQEAWKFPDAKAKYAQRDKSANAAVMNICAACHARRSTIAEDGQAGAPLEDTHRLAMIAPPLYYPDGQQREEDYIWGSFLQSKMFQHGVTCTDCHDPHSEKLRAQGNALCTRCHNAEVFDTEKHHFHQASTKGALCVECHMPAKSYMLIDARRDHSIRVPRPDLSSSLGTPNACTACHADRKAEWAAAAMDKWYGADWRNRPQYGTTLNAADREGAKSLPALIDLAGKADSPAIVRAAAATLAQSQMRPEFQPAAERLLQDSNPEVRIAALGLLEQFDAAVRVRTCAASLSDPILGVRVEAARVLADIPDDQFPVDQRTARENATKEYLDSLELNSDWPIINVNLGNLYQRQGHIDKAIAAYERALSLDSHLIAAYVNLADAYRQQSRDDAGEQVLRQGLSVLPRAADLHYALGLLLVRKGDKKTGLKELATAMKLAPDSARYAYVYAIGLNSAGKQTEALTLLKATDARHPYDLDVLSALVSINREAGDTKAALIYAKKAAEALPDDPEVKRLVTELEKVN